One Aphidius gifuensis isolate YNYX2018 linkage group LG3, ASM1490517v1, whole genome shotgun sequence DNA window includes the following coding sequences:
- the LOC122853200 gene encoding uncharacterized protein LOC122853200: protein MLAITAAALLLDECEEHERYLEKEHQKNELRLRNSPHAEESSPQSYPDVDNTENLFERREEFQDNLRDIVVNGKSFNNLHTIYSTLINQYPDIELTYPFERAVELMKNWEHGEFLEVPLSLKEYTRILLSETWKNVLTKWNEVEMSVHTVESFDGNCITVFADHSYLQLFIDSTDFKLDVCPLDDTNVPKVEKLMNISVLVSNEWWPIAWVLIEKSTVETYTAVFHVLNSVHGVMNKPDKIVLSYFETQLGDSINLYFPSSTVICTMSVADELDRIHGKKYTSIMLIKTPRISRCFKKLLELDQLPADEIESSFERLFESSKMFDNEFLKIAFNCYRELWIEKITPKRISCFENRNIKLAKIAKIFESIDLPDVAKWTTVFRPFKIWKFTERLLVIMIILRSKIHLSID from the exons ATGTTAGCAATAACTGCTGCTGCACTTCTTCTTGACGAATGTGAAGAACATGAACGTTATCTTGAAAAGGAACATCAGAAAAATGAATTAAGATTGAGAAATTCTCCTCATGCAGAAGAGTCATCACCACAAAGTTATCCTGATGTTGATAACACTGagaatttatttgaaagacGAGAAGAATTTCAAGACAATCTACGTGATATAGTTGTCAATGGAAAATCGTTCAATAATTTACATACAATTTATTCTACACTAATAAATCA aTACCCAGATATTGAATTGACGTATCCATTTGAAAGAGCTGttgaattaatgaaaaattgggAACATGGAGAATTTCTTGAAGTACCATTGTCTTTGAAAGAGTACActagaatattattatctgaAACATGGAAAAATGTATTGACTAAATGGAATGAAGTTGAAATGAGTGTTCATACTGTTGAAAGTTTCGATGGAAATTGTATAACTGTATTTGCTGATCATtcatatttacaattatttattgattcgaCTGATTTTAAGCTTGATGTTTGTCCACTTGATGATACTAATGTaccaaaagttgaaaaattaatgaacatttCAGTATTAGTTTCTAACGAG TGGTGGCCAATTGCTTGggtattgattgaaaaatcaacAGTTGAAACATACACAGCAGTGTTTCATGTATTAAATTCAGTACATGGTGTTATGAATAAACCAGATAAAATAGTACTTTCTTATTTTGAAACACAACTTGGAGATtctataaatttgtattttccaTCATCAACAGTTATTTGTACAATG agtGTTGCAGATGAATTGGATCGTATACATGGTAAAAAATATACGAGtataatgttgataaaaacTCCAAGAATTTCacgttgttttaaaaaattgttggaaCTTGATCAATTGCCTGCTGATGAAATTGAAAGTTCATTTGAACGTCTAtttgaatcatcaaaaatgtttgataatgaatttttaaaaatagcatTTAATTGTTATCGTGAATTGtggattgaaaaaataacaccAAAACGTATTTCTTGTtttgaaaatagaaatattaaattagctAAAATTGCGAAAATTTTTGAATCCATTGATTTGCCTGATGTTGCTAAATGGACAACAGTTTTTCGACCATTTAAAATATGGAAATTTACAg aaagACTGCTggttataatgattattttgagaAGCAAAATACATTTGTCAATTgattga
- the LOC122853201 gene encoding NPC intracellular cholesterol transporter 2 homolog a-like — MSRILFICLSLLIFGSVTNAVYDCTKDGIGELNDVVVEGCDEDQDQCEVELGQDVNISITFTTKALIKTACAKVEANVMGLKVDVKKEPEKICENENSGVKCPLNQGLIFTYKGTAKVPNLELLKTVGEADVYWRLMREDEKSEERKRREAGTPPTTEIVCVQIPVKIKK; from the exons atgagtcgaattctatttatttgtttatctttATTGATTTTTGGATCGGTCACAAACGCAGTTTATGATTGTa CTAAAGATGGAATTGGAGAATTGAACGATGTTGTAGTGGAAGGTTGTGATGAAGATCAAGATCAATGTGAAGTAGAACTTGGACAAGATGTCAACATTAGCATAACTTTCACAACaa AGGCATTGATCAAAACTGCATGTGCAAAAGTTGAAGCAAATGTGATGGGATTGAAGgttgatgttaaaaaagaaccagaaaaaatttgtgaaaatgaaaattctggAGTCAAATGTCCATTAAACCAAGGTCTTATTTTCACATACAAAGGTACTGCAAAGGTACCAAACCTCGAACTTTTGAAGACg gTCGGAGAAGCTGATGTTTATTGGCGATTAATGAGAGAAGATGAAAAAAGTGAAGAAAGAAAACGTCGTGAAGCTGgaacaccaccaacaacagAAATAGTTTGCGTTCAAATtccagtaaaaattaaaaaataa
- the LOC122851095 gene encoding NPC intracellular cholesterol transporter 2-like, whose amino-acid sequence MRRIVFICLSLLIFGSVTNARFWDCSENGVGAWSKVSVKGCDNDEYPCEMKMGQNLHISITFTTNASINNACAKVEVDVLGKKTFMLKEDICENENSGVKCPLNQGLQFTYKGSAKVPEDDQLQQIGEANVYWRLVKDDKESKENKRREAETPTTTEIVCVKIPITIVYPEVGFGKFGEYDDDDEDEK is encoded by the exons atgaGACGAATagtattcatttgtttatctttattaatttttggatCAGTCACAAATGCACGTTTTTGGGATTGTT cTGAAAATGGAGTTGGAGCTTGGAGCAAAGTTTCAGTGAAAGGTTgtgataatgatgaatatCCATGTGAAATGAAAATGGGACAAAATTTACACATTAGCATAACTTTTACAAcaa ATGcatcaattaataatgcaTGTGCAAAAGTTGAAGTAGACGTATTgggaaaaaaaacttttatgttAAAAGAAGACAtttgtgaaaatgaaaattctggAGTCAAATGTCCATTGAACCAAGGACTTCAATTTACATACAAAGGTTCCGCAAAAGTACCAGAAGACGATCAATTGCAACAA aTTGGAGAAGCTAACGTTTATTGGCGATTAGTGAAAGATGATAAAGAAAGTAAAGAAAATAAGCGCCGTGAAGCAgaaacaccaacaacaactgaAATAGTATGTGTTAAAATTCCAATAACAATTGTATATCCAGAGGTAGGATTCGGAAAATTCGGAGAATACGATGACGACGATGAagacgaaaaataa
- the LOC122853202 gene encoding uncharacterized protein LOC122853202: MIRVLYICLSLLIFGSVTNARFSSCSTDGIGELGEISVEGCNKTQYQCEMKIGQTFNVSITFTTKESIKIACAKIEGQAWGKIIPMKKEKICENENSGVKCPLDQGLQFTYQGSAMVPDDKFLEMTEEIDVYWRLMRNDEESKEKRRDAETPPTTEIVCVKIPIEIIFKKKDQSDESDESDESDESDESDEADEADEADEADKGNEAGIE, translated from the exons atgattcgagttctatatatttgtttatcttTATTGATTTTTGGATCAGTCACAAACGCACGTTTTTCGAGTTGta GTACAGATGGAATTGGAGAATTGGGCGAAATTTCAGTGGAAGGTTGTAATAAGACGCAATATCAATGTGAAATGAAAATAGGACAAACTTTCAACGTCAGCATAACTTTTAcaacaa AGGAATCGATCAAAATTGCATGTGCAAAAATTGAAGGACAGGCATGGGGAAAAATAATTcctatgaaaaaagaaaaaatttgtgaaaatgaaaattctggAGTCAAATGTCCATTAGATCAAGGTCTTCAATTTACATATCAAGGTTCCGCAATGGTACCAGACGACAAGTTTTTAGAAATg acTGAAGAAATTGATGTTTATTGGCGATTGATGAGAAATGATGAAGAAAGTAAAGAAAAGCGTCGCGATGCAGAAACACCACCAACAACTGAAATTGTGTGTGTTAAAATTCCaatagaaattatatttaagaaaaaagaCCAATCAGACGAATCAGACGAATCGGACGAATCAGACGAATCAGACGAATCAGACGAAGCAGACGAAGCAGATGAAGCAGACGAAGCAGACAAAGGAAACGAAGCAGGcatagaataa
- the LOC122851096 gene encoding coagulation factor IX-like: MFITYILAVIFILPDQVFCQNRIINGFSAKNHQFPYQVSLSRSTIWGVPSEIKSSHFCGGSIVNESWIVTAAYCVYKLSATSKIHVLAGKHFLNETEIHQQNRIVVSVVIHKYYPGYYAQHDIALLKLNEPFIINNYVKIVALPKSNETPDADVYWLSGWGSVSRDDRSTMSNELKTYYVPIIDLNTCRDSMNEAMVHMELFHTQICTGPLLGSIIVAPCIGDSGGPLVKNAQYGPKLVGIVSWGLKPCGVSPISSVYTRVSSYVDWIRNITNSNRLPQNCMDICFL, encoded by the exons ATGTTTATCACTTATATTCTTgctgttatttttattcttccagaccaag tattttgtcAAAATCGTATTATAAATGGATTTTCTGCCAAGAATCATCAATTTCCATATCAAGTGTCATTGTCACGTTCAACAATTTGGGGAGTACCATcagaaataaaatcatcacATTTTTGTGGTGGTTCAATTGTCAATGAAAGTTGGATAGTAACAGCGGCTTATTGTGTTTATAAACTTTCAGCAACATCTAAAATTCATGTATTAGCTGGGaagcattttttaaatgagacagaaattcatcaacaaaatcgTATTGTCGTGTCAGTTGTTATTCACAAATATTATCCAGg aTATTATGCACAACATGACATTGCtctattaaaattgaatgaaccatttatcataaataattatgttaaaattGTTGCTCTGCCAAAGTCAAATGAAACACCAGATGCTGATGTTTATTGGCTATCAGGATGGGGCTCAGTATCACGTGATGATAGATCAACAATGTCAAATGAATTGAAAACATATTATGTGccaataattgatttaaatacatGCAGAGATTCAATGAATGAAGCTATGGTTCATATGGAACTTTTTCATACTCAAATATGTACTGGACCTTTGTTGGGCTCGATAATTGTTGCACCATGTATTGGAGATTCTGGTGGTCCACTTGTTAAAAATGCACAGTATGGACCAAAATTAGTTGGAATTGTTTCATGGGGTCTTAAACCATGTGGTGTTTCAcca ATATCATCAGTGTACACTCGTGTGTCTTCTTATGTTGATTGGATTAGAAATATTACTAACAGCAATAGATTACCACAAAATTGCAtggatatttgttttttataa
- the LOC122851097 gene encoding homeobox protein vab-7-like, with protein MRRRRKIQCVDSSQGKAPSNSRRSRTAFSREQLSILENEFNLDNFVSRPKRQQLGHQLNLSETTVKVWFQNRRMKDKRQSMSWPMTMLTNPGMMQLMNAPGLSPLSSSYQQPPVPSMIPSYMAYNNHRHSPYGQMHCHQNYPVTSPPDFGYNPFHYPHHQQPSNSYHYMNLPPLQWPGVNSPTGTSYPSTPTSSISSPTTPHSNTFSPYQSELSSDSDYYSRVNNFYYPQNYTQNIDTTIMPSVATPVVASQAPPKRPNSLNLRTTHNFATSNVNNNQQFIPTNVSSSPKTPTAKLFQPYT; from the exons atgagaagaagaagaaaaatacaGTGTG tagaTTCATCACAAGGAAAGGCTCCAAGTAATAGTAGACGAAGTAGAACTGCATTTTCTCGTGAACAATTAAGCATCCTGGAAAATGAATTCAATCTCGATAATTTTGTGAGTCGTCCAAAAAGACAACAGCTTGGTCATCAACTCAATTTATCCGAGACAACTGTAaag GTATGGTTTCAAAACCGTCGAATGAAAGATAAACGACAATCTATGAGTTGGCCAATGACAATGCTGACAAATCCAGGAATGATGCAACTTATGAATGCACCTGGATTGTCACCATTATCATCGTCATATCAACAGCCACCTGTTCCGAGTATGATACCTTCATACATGGCTTATAATAATCACAGACATTCACCATATGGACAAATGCattgtcatcaaaattatcCAGTTACTAGTCCACCAGATTTTGGATATAATCCTTTCCATTATCCACATCATCAACAACCATCAAACAGCTATCATTATATGAATTTACCACCATTACAATGGCCTGGTGTTAATTCACCTACTGGTACTAGCTATCCATCTACACCCACCAGCTCAATTTCATCACCAACAACACCTCATTCCAATACATTTAGTCCATATCAATCTGAATTATCAAGTGATTCTGATTATTATTCTCGTGttaataacttttattatCCACAAAATTATACACAAAATATTGATACAACAATTATGCCATCAGTTGCAACACCAGTTGTTGCATCACAAGCACCACCAAAAAGACCAAATTCTCTTAATCTTAGAACAACTCATAATTTTGCTACTagtaatgttaataataatcaacaatttattcCAACTAATGTGTCATCATCACCAAAGACACCAACCGCGAAATTATTTCAACcctatacataa
- the LOC122853203 gene encoding lipase 3-like, translating into MLRLKIICIILIIKITLAIENNGLNEYFQNSENNLFHLDILPEYKIERLEFMLDNEDSDGIEDSSNGTIIYRIPSGPKSPKAEGKRPALIQHGILCNTNNCTVNKPQIAIVYLLVDQGYDVWLGISNNFTAENLISNEEIEKKKLEKIAKCILSFVNQSELLVMGYFNGSVQFFGITEQIEEIKTSKFTKWIDVIPGVKRARNWYNKMLQKGRNYFSRNYKNVIAKFDKLGDKLDYVIDDQSIRYLKNTVLNSWGFVAKMIMPTLTVQDFSKMINHPDVYLDTPQLLTKYGYISETHEVKTDDGYLLSVHRITGGKKYPPKIGKPVVFLQHGILASSVVWILTGPTKGLAYILADEGYDVWMGNSRGNSYSRAHETLSPSDKMFWDFSWHEMGIYDLPAVIDHILSITGEKKISYIGHSQGTTSFFVMMSEKPEYNDKILKFVAYAPLAFAAHIKSPIINFFAKISKPVYHGLRLLKMNDFMPTNALLTKIGRYSCEAKSLYQVICSNTLFMVTGYDTAQINKTVVPIILGHLPAGSSIKQFYHFGQGINSKKFRQFDYIQPDKNRQVYGQPEPPEYNVTKTIVPVALFYAENDLLSVVEDVENLSNKLSNLEMQHKIPMEMFNHIDFMFAIDAPALVYQPTIDYLKKPL; encoded by the exons atgttacgtttaaaaattatttgtataattttaataataaaaataacattagcaattgaaaataatggaCTAAATGAGTATTTTCAAAATTCCGAAAATAAtttg TTTCATTTGGATATATTACCAGAATACAAAATTGAACGTTTGGAATTTATGCTGGACAATGAAGACAGTGATGGCATTGAAGATAGCTCAAATGGAACAATCATTTATCGAATTCCATCAGGTCCAAAGTCACCAAAGGCTGAAGGAAAAAGACCAGCTTTAATTCAACATGGTATTTTATGTAACACTAATAATTGCACTGTTAATAAACCACAAATTGCAATAg tttatttactTGTTGATCAAGGCTACGACGTTTGGCTAGGCATAAGCAATAATTTTACagctgaaaatttaatatc caatgaagaaattgaaaaaaaaaaattggaaaaaattgccaaatgtattttatcatttgttaatcAATCTGAATTATTGGTTATGGGATATTTTAATGGAAGTGTACAATTTTTTGGAATAACTGAACAAATTGAGGAAATAAAAACTTCGAAATTTACCAAATGGATTGATGTTATTCCAGGTGTTAAAAGAGCCAGAAATTGGTACAATAAAATGCTACAAAAAGgacgtaattatttttcaa gaaattataaaaatgttattgcaaaatttgacaagctgGGTGATAAGCTGGATTATGTTATTGATGATCAATCAATTCGCTATCTCAAg aatacaGTATTAAATTCATGGGGTTTTGTAGCCAAAATGATAATGCCAACATTAACAGTTCAGGATTTTTCTAAAATGATTAATCATCCTGATGTTTATCTTGACACT cCACAACTTTTGACAAAATATGGATATATTTCAGAGACCCATGAGGTCAAAACTGATGATGGATATTTATTATCAGTTCATCGAATAACAGGTGGCAAAAAATATCCACCGAAAATTGGTAAACCAGTTGTTTTTCTTCAGCATGGAATTTTAGCAAGTTCAGTTGTCTGGATTTTAACTGGACCCACCAAAGGccttg ctTATATACTTGCTGATGAGGGATATGATGTTTGGATGGGAAATTCTCGGGGTAATTCATACTCTCGTGCTCACGAGACACTATCACCATCTGATAAAATGTTTTGGGATTTTTCATGGCATGAAATGGGAATTTATGATCTTCCAGCTGTTATTGatcatattttatcaataactggtgaaaaaaaaattagctacaTTGGTCATTCACAGGGTACAACttcattttttgttatgatgTCAGAAAAACCAGAgtacaatgataaaattttaaaatttgttgctTATGCACCACTTGCATTTGCTGCTCATATAAAAAGtccaattataaatttttttgctaaaatatcAAAGCCTGTTTAC catgGATTGAgacttttaaaaatgaatgatttCATGCCAACAAATGCATTGCTGACGAAAATTGGTCGATACTCATGTGAGGCTAAATCATTGTATCAAGTTATTTGTAGCAACACTTTATTCATGGTCACTGGATATGACACTGcacaaattaataaa acagtTGTACCAATTATTCTAGGCCATCTACCTGCTGGAAGTTCCATCAAACAATTCTATCATTTTGGCCAAGGAATAAATTCAA aaaaatttcgtCAATTTGATTATATTCAACCTGATAAAAATCGTCAAGTTTATGGACAACCAGAACCACCTGAATATAATGttacaaaaacaattgtaCCAGTTGCTTTGTTTTATGCTGAAAATGATCTTTTATCTGTCGTTGAAGATGtcgaaaatttatcaaacaaattatcaaatttagaaATGCAACATAAAATACCAATGGAAATGTTTAATCATATTGATTTTATGTTTGCTATTGATGCACCAGCCCTGGTCTATCAACCGACAATTGACTATCTCAAAAAAcctttataa
- the LOC122851098 gene encoding prostasin-like, which produces MSIKWKFIFPEDIRTELLEIAVNEEVYECRDTEDYPRILNYQYYLPLEKNPRDTVVNEVCSKPKDIGNIKNFSTTSDPSQWPWLALIFSRTNDTRTHVCSGSFITNRHVLTTASCVLSNNGLEIGYKITELVETDYDNTTAVYYKLKNLRIHPHYGSNLEANIAILEITDDDIETRNIDQVCIWSLPEAGELYMTDWNEEKQFQQLKFVINKTVDCLDMYPNVLANDNSPFLSEDDIFCATVIDKNTSYYNYFSKEGNGLVAYDSDNDEYYLRGMLTSFFDVYSADGFFINLEEYYTWIKHATETMY; this is translated from the exons ATGTCTATAAAatggaaatttatatttcccgAAGACATACGTACAGAACTGTTAGAAATTGCTGTAAATGAAGAAGTTTATGAATGTAGAGATACAGaag attacCCGAGAATtcttaattatcaatattacttaccacttgaaaaaaatccacGAGACACAGTGGTTAATGAAGTTTGTAGTAAACCAAAAGatattggaaatataaaaaatttcagcaCCACATCAGATCCAAGCCAGTGGCCTTGGTTggcattaatattttcaagaacAAATGATACAAGAACACATGTTTGTTCAGGTAGTTTTATCACAAATCGTCATGTATTAACAA ctGCTAGTTgtgttttatcaaataatggcCTTGAAATTGGCTATAAAATAACTGAACTTGTTGAAACAGATTATGATAATACTACTGCagtttattataaactaaaaaatttaagaattcATCCTCATTATGGAAGCAATTTAGAAGCTAATATTGCTATTTTAGAAATAACTGATGACGATATTGAGACAAGAAATATTGACCAAGTGTGTATTTGGTCATTGCCTGAAGCTGGTGAACTTTATATGACTGACTGGAatgaagaaaaacaatttcaacaattaaaatttgttattaataaaacg gttgaTTGTTTAGATATGTATCCAAATGTTCTGGCAAATGACAACAGTCCATTTCTAAGTGAAGATGATATATTTTGTGCTActgtaattgataaaaatacaagttattataattatttttcaaaagaagGAAATGGTTTAGTTGCTTATGATTCAGATAATGATGAATATTATCTTCGAGGTATGCTCACCTcattttttgatgtttattCTGCTGATGGATTTTTCATTAATCTTGAAGAATATTATACATGGATTAAACATGCCACTGAAACAatgtattga